Below is a window of Candidatus Bathyarchaeia archaeon DNA.
CCCCTGATGTTCCTCCTTACATTCGTATTCCGGCCGCGAATCCGTGCCGGATGGCGAAAGTACCGAGCCTCAGAGAGCGCTGCCATGGCAGTGGCACAAGAGAGCCTGGGCGCCTCCAGACTCGTCAAATCGTATGGTCAGGAAGAACGAAAAAACCAGCAGCTAATCTCACACTACGACGCAAGTCAGACCGCAGCCCTCAAAGTACAAGTAGACAGCGCAGTCTACAGCCTACTCGTCGGAATCGTAACAGCAGCCGGTCTGGCCGCTGTCCTCTACATAGGAATCGGCCACGTACAAGCAGGCATACTGACCCTTGGCAGCCTTCTGGTCGTGAACTACTATGTGACCCAGCTCTACACCCCCCTCCGAAACGTAGGCCAGTCAATACTCGACATCCAAATGTCATTGACGGGAGTCGAGAGGTATCGTGCTGTTCTCGACGAAAAACCCGACGTCCCCGAATCACCAAACGCGCTCCCCCTAGCCAGAGCCAAGGGCAAGATCGCCTTTCAGAAAGTCTCTTTCGAATACACGAAAGGCCACCCAGTACTCCAAGATGTATCATTCGAGCTACCAGCAGCCAATTGTCTTGGCGTAGTCGGTCCGACCGGCTCAGGCAAGACCACGCTCTCAACCCTCCTCCTACGCCTCTTTGACCCCACCCGAGGCGTAATAACTTTGGACGATGTCGATCTGAAAGACTACAAGCTCGCCGACCTCCGAAACCAATATGCAGTCGTCCACCAGGAGACAGTACTTTTTTCGACGAGCGTAGCCGAGAACATTCGCTTCGCCCGCCCCAATGCATCGATGGGGGAAATTATCGCAGCAGCAACTGCAGCGAAAGCGCACGAGTTCATTACAGGTCTACCAAACGGATATGACACGTTGGTCGGCGATCGAGGAATGAAGCTCTCCGGCGGAGAGCGTCAGCGCATATCACTGGCCCGCGCATTTCTAAAGAACGCACCCATCCTCATACTCGACGAGCCCACCAGCTCACTAGATGTTCATACCGAATCCGCGATTCTCGAGACGATTCAGGAGCTGATGAAGGGCAGGACGACCATGATGATCGCGCACCGCGCAAGCACATTGAGAAACTGTAACATGATTCTCGTGATAGAGGAAGGCAGAGTAGCTCAGATGACAGATGAAGTAGAGTCGATAATCTCTGGCATGCAGGCTACAACTGTACAATCCTGATCCATAGTCAGTCGTCTCGGGAT
It encodes the following:
- a CDS encoding ABC transporter ATP-binding protein; translation: MGSMLGSRVAKRAFEDLRPYLWPIVAILTISLLAVPITLIVPLPIKLLVDSVLGSQPLPGYLTVFTGSQVSKSIALGLAISLLMGTAVVTYLQNLLNVWYSNKIGNRMTLDVRARLFRQMQRLSIAYHDTMGAADSAYRTLNDAPMLRSFGIDSVIPLTTSILTLAAMILVMVYLDWQLALVALLVSPLMFLLTFVFRPRIRAGWRKYRASESAAMAVAQESLGASRLVKSYGQEERKNQQLISHYDASQTAALKVQVDSAVYSLLVGIVTAAGLAAVLYIGIGHVQAGILTLGSLLVVNYYVTQLYTPLRNVGQSILDIQMSLTGVERYRAVLDEKPDVPESPNALPLARAKGKIAFQKVSFEYTKGHPVLQDVSFELPAANCLGVVGPTGSGKTTLSTLLLRLFDPTRGVITLDDVDLKDYKLADLRNQYAVVHQETVLFSTSVAENIRFARPNASMGEIIAAATAAKAHEFITGLPNGYDTLVGDRGMKLSGGERQRISLARAFLKNAPILILDEPTSSLDVHTESAILETIQELMKGRTTMMIAHRASTLRNCNMILVIEEGRVAQMTDEVESIISGMQATTVQS